Within Trichoderma atroviride chromosome 2, complete sequence, the genomic segment TATATTAGAAGTATAAAGTGCCTGTGAGTAGATAGCTAGAAgacaaaataaaaataaaagtctCCAGGGTCTACTTTCTACGGAGCCGCATAGAGCCGCGAGTGATTGCGTCTCAAATCATCACTCCAAGACACAGTTTCACTTCAGAGCTCAATACTATGCATAGAGTTGTATAATTTGtcgaggaaaaaagaagaggtaTTTTGCTTTCACTGCACAGAATTCAGATTGGAGGTATAATCATTGTATATTGAACTCCAAGACTTGCCCGAAGGCGTCTATGTAAATTGCCTTGACCATAATTGACCATgataaatataaaagatagAAGAAACAGAGAAGCCATTCCCGCAGGGTTTATGAATTATTGGCTACTTTTCCGCACGCTGCcccaaaagagaagaaatctTTGACTCATCGTACATGCCGACATGTTTATTCGCAATTCCCcattaaaaagaaaaaacccgGTCAGTTTTTGTATGTTCCCAGTCTAAATGCGTCCAGCGCTTAGAGGGCAAAAGCAACGGCAGCACCAacaacggcagcagccatgCCGCTGACGCCGAGACCAGCGGCAGcgttggtggtggcagcagcaggcttgccggaggtggtggtggcgccGCTAGATGTGGTTGAGGAGGCGAGGACCTTACCACCAAACACCCCGGTCTTGGGAGACTCATTGGTGGTGACCTTCTCGGCGGCAGCCTTGAACTCGGCGAGCGTcttgttggcgttggcgttgacaGCGCCAACCATGCCGGCACCGCAGTGGTTGCCGGTTGACTGAGAGCAGTAGAACCAGATAGGAGTGGTGTTGTTGACCTCGACCTGGAAGACGTTGGACTGGAAAGATGATTGTTAGCACGTCTGATGTAGTTCCATTATGATGCTTGTAGTCAACTTACGTTCTCGGTGCCAGTGGTAGGGAAGAAGCCGGAGTAGAAGCCACCCTCAGCCTTGGGCTTGCAGGGAGTAGCAAAGTCGGCGGCCACAACAGAGTGGTTCTTGGGGTGGTAGTGGAACTCCAGGATATCACCAACGGCGGCAGTGATGTCGCTGGGAGAGAAAGTGAGACCGCTCTGGCCGACGTCGATGCGGATCGTCTTGGCGCTGGCGACAGCGGAGAAGGCAGTAACGGCAAGAGTTGAGAAGAGCATTTTGGCGGTTGTGTTTTGAGTTGTTTGGTTTGTTGGTATTAAAataggaagagaaaagaaacaggCAAGTTGATTTGCAGGCTTGGGGGTAtcacttgaagaagaagatgagattgtctGGGCCAAGGGAAATCTCAAGAACCTGAGGGTGTGCTGGTCTTATATGCTTCTGTCCCTTCATGGCAGGTCGGATAGCCGCCGTCTTCCATTGAGGCAGCCATGATGGGCCTCAAGCATAGGCATAGCGCCCAGCGAAGCGATGTTTGAGCCCCTCAAAACGTTTGCCGGGGAATAAACTAGGCCGGAGCACCCCTGGTTGTTCTACGCCCCCGGGCATATACTGTAGAAGCCTCATTACAACCACACAGCCCCATGTCGATATAGAGGGGCGTGGGCTGGATGGGGAGAATATCATTGGTCATGGCTATCAAGACGCTGACGCTTTCAAAACTGTTTGCGAAAACAAATGCATAGCGTATTCCGTTTTGCGAGTCAGTATAAGCCCCGTGTAAGCCCATATCTGTGCTAGCACCCCGTACTACTGCTGATAGCGGCCGTAAAGTCAATGAGTTGATACAAACCACAAATAGCAGTAGGCATAGTAGCGCTATCCGATTGTTTGGATAGACTCCTATATGGAGCTAAAAGGAGAGAGCCTCCATGTCCCACGGGGCGGCGCTACCGCATACTGCGTGGCAGATTGAATGTGGTATTGGCCATAGATTGTTCCGGACCAGCGTCGTAGCGTCTCCTACCATAAGCTGAGACGATTGCCATCTCGAAATGGAATAGATAGAAGCCTACCTTTGGCTATATCAGGCACAAACGGGGTCCAGGGGCTGCAGCATTGCGGATGCCGAGAAAGCTTGTTTCTATTGAAAGCAGACTGGTGGCCATGGCTAACACAGCCACTTGGCTAGCGTCTATCTGCTGGCTCTCGTTCGTGGTTTGCTATGCATTGATGTTGGCTTACAGCCTGGAAAGAAATGCTTTACGCTCGTGGCTCCGCTTCATAGGTGGAAGCATTCTGTTTTGCTTGCCCTGTTCTTCCGTATTGCTCTAGATCCAGCGCCAATCTGAGTTGGcaacgctgctgcagctgcaaaggCATCAGCGAGAGCATTAGCTGGTACCGATGATATTCATACCCGTTCTCTCCCCTATGCCTTCTCCCCACGTTTCTTCACCACTGGCTCCAAGCCCTCGACGCCGTCTCCTCCCATTTCTGTTTCACGTACCGTTTCCCATTGTTTCCATTGTTTCCATCAGAAACAGCCCACAGATGTAGCGCGACGCCGCACAGCTGGTGACACACGCTGTGCTTCGAATGCTGCCCTGACCCGGAAGTGTGAAGAGCCGGCCACAGCCCATGTCGACTGCAAGCATTGGCTCGTGCGGCCCTTGAGCAATGAAAAGCTTGGCCCTTCAACGCTCCTATCAGGCGGCAGGATTTCCCGCCAAGGGGGCGGTTTCGAGCAATCGCGGTCTAAAATAATCCTGACAAGCCAGGGTGACGTGCAAAAGtctggaggtggaggagctgggACGTGGGCGCGCTCGTGAGTGGCCGCGGCAGCAGTTGCGCCCCCCCATAAATCGTTCTAGCGCCCTGTTTTACAGCGCTGGGTGAGACGCTAGTAGCGCGTTTTAGACTGTTTTGGCGCCGTGGGAGGGTCAAAGGGGCTTCGTCATGCCTCTTGGATGCGTGAAAGCGCCTTCAAGTATGATTGCGGTTTGCTTTGCATCAATGGCAATTTTAGCAATTGATATCCGGCGCTGCCAAGGTGCTACTGCGTGTTTTTACTGCTAGTATTGCCATACAGATGACTTGCACACTTGGCGATTTGCCTCGCAGCTAAATCGGGACTGCTTCATCCATCGCGCCGTCCATTTCCAATCAGACCCTTTGAAACACCGTTTCTCTTACCACCTCCTGGCGCCTCCAACGCGGTGCCGAGTACCGGCTGACCGTACTCGGCTGCAGGAGATCTTGTTAATGAGCCTCGGTATCTTCAAGCTCGGCATCTTGCCGAACCTGAAGAAAATAATCGTCCGTCTTGTTTACCCGGCACAGCTATTGAGATATCGTGgaagaagcttgaaaaaCATTGGCCTTTCCAAGCACATCGACTCCACCAAAGATGATAGGGGGGTGGGCAAAATTGGAATCGACTgaccatctgctgctgcgcacaGGTCTCCTTCATGTAATATAGCACTTTGTTGATTACCTCGGATGCCTATCGCAGTGTCAAGTATCGAGTATAGTCAAATATCATGTCGTGCACGGAATTGCTAGTTATGGGGGAAAAGGCGAAGAGAACTTGAGTGGATGGCGTTTCAACATCTGGCCGCCTTAGTTCACGTTTACTGCTCTTCACTGGTAACTCGCTCATACTTGCTCATAGAATAGTAGCGCAAGTAACTGAAAAACTATTTAAACAGCAGTTTCTTTCTCGAGAGCGAATGAAGTCTAATGCGTTTGTTCTACTAATCCATGTATCCAGCTCTAGTTCTCGACATCAAACATACCAAAGTATAGATCGTACTACCAAAGACACTTTACGTACCGTCGAATTTCACCATCCATCCTAGGGTAGTCATCAGTAGAACCGCTCTACTCGTCCAACTCGAGGCCATATAGGCTGTCCGCATCGTCTTCCGTCTCCCGAATCTCCATTTCGCCGAGCAACCGCCCACGCTCTAGCATCACCTCCCGAATCCACTGCTTCTCAGCCACGATTCGCCTCGCCAACTCCGTCTCCTTGTCCAAGTGCGCTGCGTCCAGCCTTTTACTCGAACTGTACATGAAATCTTCTTTTGCGGTCCGCTCATCCTCAAGTCCGTCTCGATAATGGGCCAGTTGGTCGTCTCTCCACCTCTGCCACGACTGGTATGCGGAATCCATACGCTGGCGCAATGGCTGCATGCTTGTTTCGATCctctcatctcctccatctttgcCACTCCAAAACTCGCGAAGCTGCTCCAGGTAGTCGTCCTCTAGTTGGCGTTCCAAGTGCACTCGAGCAGCATATTCTTTTTCATACTGGTCTTCCCTGGCTTTGAGCCTGACCAGCACCAACGAGTCCAACTCCTTGCGTTCAGCCTGATGCTTCTCTTCAAgccgcttcttctccagttCGGCTTCCGTAGCCAAATCTCTGGCATCGTCTTCCTGCTTGGAATCGGCCATCACGTGTTGAAGCTCATGTAAATCGTCCAGCAGATCCTGTAACTGGCGGTACTTGATCTCGACATCCTGACGGCGAATTTCTTCCAGCCTGAGCCTTTCCTCGACCTCGGCCCGCCAACGTTCCTGTTCTAACCTTTCCTGCTCCAGCCTTTGCGCCACCAGCCTTAAAGCCTCCTGACGTTCAAATTCATTGATCTGAGCCAGAATCTCACGCAGCTCTTCGGCATCCGCCTGTTCGTCCAGCAATCGTTGTTCCCTCCGAGACTTGGCCGCCTCTTTGATTGCACGAAGCTGTTCCATTGTACACCCACACGTTCGCCACTGCAATCCGCACACGTAACAGAACTCGGCACCGCATCTGCACGTCATGTGTTGACACGCCTCTTTATGTTCCACCAATGCATGGCAGGAGATGCAGTGTttccagccttcttcttccgccagCAGGTTGGTCAGATTCAAGTCATGATCCTGGGGGCAGTCGTTATTTCCGTGCGCTTGGCCTCGACAAATGGTGCAGGTGACATGATTTCGCTCGCAGCAGGCTTGACGCTTCGCAAGGCTGATTTTGCCCGGTCTGATCCAAATACCGCAATCAGGGGCGTAACAGTACACTCGCTCGCTGATGGGGATTTCCCACTCCGATGATCTTTCATGAAACGTCTTCTTGAGGTCGTCGGGAATATTTTTGAGGACTGTCTTGAAGGGGATCTGGTTCAAGCAGCACCTGGGCGGCCACTGCTGTTCATTTTGAACTGCTGCTGATACGAGGCGAGCGAAGCAGTCGCGGCAGTAACTATGGCATGGGACTTTGACCGTGTCCTTTGTGGGAATGTCGTCCAAGCAAGAGACGCATTCTCTGCAAGGAGAAAAAGGTGAGTCAGCTAATGGGATATCTTTGTAGGATTTTGAAGTACGAAGACTTACACTAGTTCATCGACATCTACCGTCTTGAGCAACTTGAGCTTTCGGAGGACTGCGATAGCTTCTTCAGTTTTCGGATCGGTTGACTTTGCGTCAAAGGATAGAATCTTGGTCTCTAGCTTGTGTCGAAGAGCTTCTCGAGACCGTCCAGCGGCACTAgtttctcctccttctggGCTCCGCTGGAATATATTGCGCAGCCCAAACCTTCGTCGCTTCTCTGCTTTTGCCACAAGGTCGTTGGATGCTGACAACAAAAAGTCTGAGGTTGTACTTGATGCGACTGTGCGTCTGGTATTGATatttgatgatgacgattCGGCTGGCGAGTCTTTGGTCGGAACGATGACGGGTAAATAAggctctttgccttttgccttttgtttctcttcgGCTGTCCGtcgctcatcttcttcagcagcctctttcagcagcctttcttcttcttcgactctCGACTTGACGTTTTCAATCGAGCTAAAGACGATGTCTAGGAGAATTTGAGATTTGATAGTCGGTGCTTTTCTAAGTGCGGCCGGAGGTTCGTATTTGCGCCAGTCGACACCGTTGACATCGCCGGACGACTCGATTTCCTTGTCTTTACTGGCGTCTTGTAGCTTTTCGAGCGCCGTATATGGGTTTTCGTATAGAGTGATGGAGTCATCTGGCCCGAGCGACGCAGACGTGAGCATGTGCAGCTCCACCGTAGAGGTAGCCATCGTGTAAGTCTGTTTTACGGGAAGTAGATGACGATGATTGAATGAACGTCGCAGAAATGTAGTAACATTGAAAAGCAAATTCGCTCTCTCTTGAACATGTAAGTAGGAATgacaagaaacaaagcaaacgaaacgaaacggATTTGCCCTCCAGACCGGCGCAGCTACGATATGACACTACGAGATGGGTTCTTGCTACCCGCATCTGACGACAATCTAGCAGGCCAGCaaagcttcttggccaggAGCCGCAGTCTCTAGGCTAGGCTCATCCATCGAGCAAGGCACCCCGACCTAGGACAAATCAGCCTCCTCACGGCCGGCCTGGCTCATCCTTTGGATGGTACACTTGGCTGGCCGTAGGAAGGGTGGACGAAATAAAGGGGACACTACATGTGGCTAGGCAAGTAAGAAAGCTAGTAAAAGTTGTCAAACCATGGCACATACGAGATACCGATTCTGGTGTATTGCCCATTTTGTCCATCCAACGACACAGCCCCGGGGGATACAAGTTCTACCACTATCTGCCCCCCTTGAGACAACATTAAACattaggtacatgtagccagtGAGGCGTGAGCAGCATCGGAGCTTGCCTAGCTATTCCGCATCTCGTTGGTGGTGTGAGGCGAGAAGTGGATATAGCATCTGCTGCAAGGCGTTTAAGCGTTGTAGCTGAACTATTAGCGCTGGCTTCAGCCACTGGCCAGGAGCATGTGCTCGATATGTTCACGGCAGAAGTTCAAGCTGCGAGATCACAGTGAAGGAGTTTTAACCTCCAGCGATACATGATCTACTGTAAAATCTTCTGGTATTTGATACATTGCCAGCACCCTGATCTCTCTGGCAACGGTGCTACAGCTTCACAACCCCGGGGAAACCCGAACCAGCAGAGCGGCCCCATTTGATCATGTTTCGCAGCGAAGCAGCAACTGGGGATCGGAAAGCATGAttgcagcttcttttttgcgGAATGGCAGCTTTAGCAGGATTTGGACATGCACATCAGCCGCACGCGTGGATGGATGCTGGCCACTGAAAGCCTCCACGTGGGCGCTATCTGCCACGCTTTTTGACGGGCGACCAGCATTGCATGGACTCCATACCTGTACTGGATGGATGATGAGCCTCCCCATTCATCTTGGCAAGATTAAAAGGCACATATCAAGTCATTGCACCGGGGATTTATCAGCGGTAAAGGTTTCAGTCAATGGTCAAGCGTGCAGTAGATCGGTGAGGCTGCATGGGGCAGGACAGCATTGCCAACAAGTCTATTAATAGTAGGTCCCTACAGAGAGTCGTGGTTCTTTCGATGTTGCTTTCATCGTGTTCGATAACCCATGAAGCCGGCCAGGATCGCTTTCGAAATGTAGCTTCGTCTTAGGCTCCCAAATTGTTGCCTAGCAGCGAGGCATGTCGCATTCATCCTACGAGCAATTCCTACCACTGCTTGTAATCAAACTCTCTGTTTCCCTCCTTCCATATCCCGCCTAGATTTTGGCTTTGGGGCCTTCAAATTCCACCTTGTTGGTGCTAAACGGCGCGCAGAGTCAGCTTATATCCTTGCCCGGTCAACTTGAACTCATTTCGAACACCATCAACGTACCACGTGCCGACACCTTCGAGTCCAACTTCCACGACATCTCCATCCTTGAGCCACAGCTGTGGCTTCCGGCCCATTCCTACGCCTTCGGGAGTGCCGGTGAAGATGACATCGCCGGGCATGAGAGTCACGCCGCGGCTCAAGAAGGAAATCATTTGCCGTACGCCGAAAATCATATCAGACGTGTTTCCATTCTGTACGCCACGGTTTGGTCAGCCTCGCAGGCTTCTTCTCAACAGAGCATATATGAATGTGTGAATATGAATCGCGTACCTGAACGGTTTGCCCGTTGAGCTTGGTCCAGATATTCAGAGCCTGCGGatccttgatggcatcgcccGTCACAATGGCTGGACCAAAGGGTGCCCAGCCGTCAAAGGCCTTGCCGAGAGACCATTGGCTTCCTCCGTGCTTGATCTGCCAGTCTCGATGGGACACGTCGTTGCCAACGGAATATCCAAGAACATAGTTGAGCGCATCGGCCTCGGACACGTCTGAACACCTCTTTCCAATCACCACTACAAGCTCGCATTCGTAATCCAGGCCGGTTCCCTCTTGCGCCATGGAGTGAACAGGAATCGGGTCAACTGGGCCAGATAGAGACGTGATTGGTTTGTAGAACAAGACGGGATACTTTGGCTCTGGCATGTTGGACTCTTTGGCATGCTTGGCGTAGTTGAGTCCCAGACATCTCACCGTCTTCACTTGTGACTGAGCCAATGGTGATAGCAACAGACGCACGCCGACTTCTTCGTCTGTGACGTGATACTTGCCAAAGATGTCTCCTTCGATGATGCGCGCGCGCTGGGCTTTGGCAATGTCACTCACGCCCTGAGGCAGGATGGCATCGCCGTAGTATGTGCGGCCGTCTTTGGCCAGGAAGCGAATGAGACGCTGCGACTGTTAGAATGGTGGACTAGGCTAGCATTGAAGCTGTGAGTATATGGAGAGTGTGTTACTGTAAATCTGCCAGACATTGTAGCTGCTAGTGGATAGCCAAGGCGCCTGTTGAAGACAAAAATGCGGTGGATGGTAGGAGCACAATgcgagaaaagccaaagttCAC encodes:
- a CDS encoding uncharacterized protein (EggNog:ENOG41), giving the protein MTCRCGAEFCYVCGLQWRTCGCTMEQLRAIKEAAKSRREQRLLDEQADAEELREILAQINEFERQEALRLVAQRLEQERLEQERWRAEVEERLRLEEIRRQDVEIKYRQLQDLLDDLHELQHVMADSKQEDDARDLATEAELEKKRLEEKHQAERKELDSLVLVRLKAREDQYEKEYAARVHLERQLEDDYLEQLREFWSGKDGGDERIETSMQPLRQRMDSAYQSWQRWRDDQLAHYRDGLEDERTAKEDFMYSSSKRLDAAHLDKETELARRIVAEKQWIREVMLERGRLLGEMEIRETEDDADSLYGLELDE
- a CDS encoding uncharacterized protein (EggNog:ENOG41~SECRETED:SignalP(1-17)): MLFSTLAVTAFSAVASAKTIRIDVGQSGLTFSPSDITAAVGDILEFHYHPKNHSVVAADFATPCKPKAEGGFYSGFFPTTGTENSNVFQVEVNNTTPIWFYCSQSTGNHCGAGMVGAVNANANKTLAEFKAAAEKVTTNESPKTGVFGGKVLASSTTSSGATTTSGKPAAATTNAAAGLGVSGMAAAVVGAAVAFAL
- a CDS encoding uncharacterized protein (EggNog:ENOG41), yielding MSGRFTRLIRFLAKDGRTYYGDAILPQGVSDIAKAQRARIIEGDIFGKYHVTDEEVGVRLLLSPLAQSQVKTVRCLGLNYAKHAKESNMPEPKYPVLFYKPITSLSGPVDPIPVHSMAQEGTGLDYECELVVVIGKRCSDVSEADALNYVLGYSVGNDVSHRDWQIKHGGSQWSLGKAFDGWAPFGPAIVTGDAIKDPQALNIWTKLNGQTVQNGNTSDMIFGVRQMISFLSRGVTLMPGDVIFTGTPEGVGMGRKPQLWLKDGDVVEVGLEGVGTCTNKVEFEGPKAKI